The genomic stretch GGTACGTTTTCGATGGGAATGACATTCGTTTAGAGTGGGGCGCAAGCCGTATGAGCGCCTTCCTCGACACCATTCTTGCCTTCCCGACCGCCATCTTCACCATCGTCCTCGGCGTGGTGATGACGTACTGGCTGTTCGTCATCGCGGGCGCGGTCGGCATCGACCTGTTCGATGGGGACATCACGCTGGAGTCGGGCGGCAAGGCGCTGAGCGGGGCCATCGAGGGGGGTGGCAAGGCATTGGGCGGGGCCATCGAGGGTGGTGGCAAGGCATTGGGCGGGGCCATCGAGGGGGGTGGCAAGGCATTGGGCGGCGCGAAGGCGCTGGGTGCCCATGATGCGGATTTCGACGTCGATGGTGGCGGAGTCCTGGCCGCCATGGGCTTCGCCGGCATCCCCATCACCGTGTCCGTGAGCTTCGTGGCGTTCATCGCCTGGTTCCTGTCGGTGATGAGCGCGCAGCCGCTGCACGAGGCGCTGGGCGGGGTGGTGCCGTCGTGGCTGCTGAGCAGCGGGCTGGGGCTGGCGTGTTTCGCGGCGGGAACGGTGACGGCGGGCTTCGCGGTCCGGCCCCTGCGGCCGGTGTTCGTGACCAAGCGCGCCCCGGGGCGCGACGCGCTGATGGGCCGCGTGTGCACCATCTCCAGCGGCAGCGTGACGGCCAAGACGGGCCACGCGACCTTCGAGGACGGCGGAGCGGGCGTCATCCTCAACGTCGTCTGCGCGAAGCCCAATGAACTCAAGCGAGGCCAGCCGGCGCTGATCCTCGCGTACGACGCCGAACGGCGCGTCTACGAAGTGGAGCCGGTCGACTGGCTGCTGCCGGAGGAGATGGAACAGCTCCAGGATCCGGCCCGCGCCGCGGCATTGGCTCGCGTGAAGGCACGAGGCTGAGTTTTACCGGTCGCGCCGAGGGGGCGACCGTCACATTCGACGCCGGAGGGCTTTTGCGGGGGACCTCCGGCGCCTGATACAAGGCCCGCTGTCATCATCAATCAGGAAATGGCCATGGACCCCATTACCGCGGTCGCTGCCGGCATCGGTGGCATCATCCTTCTCGGAGGCATCCTCCTCACCATCGTCCGGCTCTACCGGCAGGTGGACCAGGGCAAGGTGCTCATCGTCAACACGCTGAAGAACGAGCCGGTCGTCACCTTCACCGGCGCGGTGGTGTTCCCCATCATCAACCGGGCCGAGGTGATGGACATCTCCTTGAAGACGGTGGAAATCGACCGCCGTGGCAAGGAAGGCCTCATCTGCAGGGACAACATCCGGGGTGACATCAAGGTCACCTTCTTCGTCCGCGTGAACAAGACGCGCGAGGACGTGCTGAAGGTGGCGCAGACCATCGGCTGCGCGCGCGCCTCCGACCAGGAGACGCTGGAGAACCTCTTCGAGGCCAAGTTCTCCGAGGCCCTCAAGACGGTGGGCAAGAGCTTCGACTTCGAGGAGCTCTACACCAAGCGCGAGGAGATCAAGGACCAGGTCGTCAACGTCATCGGCCGTGACCTCAGCGGGTACATGCTGGAGGACTGCGCCATCGACTTCCTGGAGCAGACCCCGGTCGAGATGCTGGACAAGGACAACATCCTCGACGCGCAGGGCATCCGGAAGATCACCGAGCTGACGACGAAGCAGAACGTCTTCACCAACGAGCTGCGCCAGGACGAGCGCATGGCCGTCACCAAGCGCAACGTGGAGGCGGATGAGGCCATCTTCGCCCTCGAGCGTCAGCGTGAAGAGGCCGCCGCGAAGCAGAAGCGCGAGATCGACAGCATCCAGGCCCGCGAGACGGCCGAGGCCGAGCGCGTGAAGCAGGAGGAGTACGCCAAGGCCCAGCTGGCGCGCATCAAGGCCGAGGAAGAAATCAACATCAACGAGCAGAACAAGTCCCGGCAGATCGAGGTCGCGCAGAAGAACCGCGAGCGCGTGGTGGGCGTGGAGACCGAGCGCGTGGAGAAGGACCGCGCCCTGGAAGCCATCAACCGCGAGCGTGAGACGGAGCTGCAGCGCATCGCCAAGGAGAAGGCGCTCGAAGGCGAGAAGAAGCTCATCGCCGACGTGGTGCGCGCCCGCATCGCCGTGGAGAAGACGGTGGCGGAGGAGGAGGAGCGCATCAAGGACCTGCGCGTGAAGGCCGAGGCCACCCGCCGCAAGGACGCGCTGCTCATCACCGCCGAGGCGCAGGCGCAGGAGAAGCTGGTCAAGGACATCAAGGCGGCCGAGGCCTCCAACGAGGTGGCCAAGTTCACCGCCAAGGAGAAGCTGACGCTGGCCGAGGCCGAGCTGGAGGCCGCGGACAAGACGGCGAAGGCGAAGGTCCGTCTGGCCGAGGGCATCCAGGCCGAGGCCGCCGCCGAGGGTCTTGCCGAGGTCCGCGTGAAGGAGGCCGACGCGCAGGCGCAGGAGAAGCTTGGCATGGTCAACGTCCGCGTGAAGGAAGCGGAGGCGGGCGCCATCGAGAAGCAGGGCCAGGCGCAGGCGAACATCGTCCGCGAGAAGCTGCTGGCCGAGGCGGCGGGTGAGCAGGAGAAGGGGCTGGCCCACGCGCGCGTGCTGGAGGCGGAAGCCAGCGCCATCCAGAAGCGCGGCGAGGCGGAGGCCATTGCCACGCGCGAGAAGCAGCTGGCCGAGGCCGCTGCCATCCAGGAGAAGCTGCTGGCCGAGGCCCGCGGCCTGGCGGAGAAGGCCGCGTCCATGAAGCTGATGGATGGTGTCGGCCGCGAGCATGAGGAGTTCCGCCTCAAGCTCAACAAGGAGCGCGACGTGGAGCTGGAGGCCATCCGCGCGAAGAAGGACATCGCGCACGCGCAGGCCGAGGTGCTGGCCAAGGCGTTCGCCAACGCGAAGTTCAACATCGTCGGTGGCGACGGCCAGTTCTTCGAGCGCTTCGTCAAGGCGGTGTCGTTCGGCACCGCGGTGGACGGCGCGCTGGACCATGGCGAGGCGCTGAAGACGGCGCTGGGCGGCTACCTCAACGGCGAGAAGGACCTGCCGGCCGACCTGAAGGAGATTCTCTCCAAGCCGGGCCTGAGCAACGACGCGCAGAACCTGGCCGTGGCCGCGCTGCTGCACAAGATGGCGGCCAGCCCCGTCGCCGCGACCTCCGCCGGCCTCAAGGCGCTGGTGGAAGACGTGGCGCGGCCGGGCACGGTCGACAAGCAGGGCTGACAGTCCCAATGGGCCACCGCCGTGAACAGGCGGCGGTGGCGCGGCCGTAAGACGACCCTCACTCCGGCCTCCCCTCCGGGGTGGCGCCCCTCCGCTCGGGAGGGTGCGGGGGTGGGGGTCTTCGCTTTTCCGGTGAACACTCATGGCAACTGACGGTGGCAAGGGCGCGGCGCCCGCGGGCGAGGCGGCGCTGGAAGGCGGCAGCTACGAGGTCATCCGTTCGCGGCTCCTGTCGCAGGCGGATGTGCTGGGCGCGAAGGCGACGGACCTCAACGGGCGGCGCAAGGCGCTCTTCGGTGGGACGGAGCTGGCCGTCATCGGCAACGAGCGGGTGCGCACCGAGCACAACTGCGTCCCGTGCGACATCGCCAGCGTCGGCAAGTACCTGCTCTTCGGCTACAACGTCTTCATCGGTCTGAAGCGGGAGACGTCGGTGTCCGACGTGTTCTCCCTGCACAAGTTCGAGAAGACGGCCGATGGGTACGACTTCTCCACCGTGCCCAACTCCGAGGCCGGCGGGTTCCTGGCGGACCCGCGCTTCGTGAAGGACTTCGGCGAACTCTACAAGTACTACAAGGACGCGAAGCTCCTTCAGATTCGCAAGCTGGACTCGCGCCTGCTGGCCATCTTCCAGACGGGCCAGTCGCTGCGCGACATCAAGGTCTTCCGCTTCAGCCTGGACCTGGAGGGCCGCGCCACCTACCTGGACAACCAGGGCGAGCGCGACCACGTCTTCCCGCCGTCGCACGACTTCGAGTGGACGGTGGCCACGCGGGACAACTACGTCACCGGCCAGCACCCGCACGTCAACGTGCTGGACCAGGTGTTCGTGGAGACGGTGAAGGGCGACCTCACCATCAAGGTGGAGGACAACACCTCCACCGGCATGGGCATCTACAGCGAGCCCGTGGACGACCCGGACCAGTCGCTGGACGACGCCGAGTTCGCCTGGGCCCAGGTGGGCACGCTCATCCTGCTGCGGGTGCTGCCGTTCCGGGAGAAGGCGCACCGCTACCTCGTCTTCAACTCGCGCACGCAGCACGTGGTGCGCATCGACGCCATTGGCCAGGCGTGCGTGCGGCTGCCGGAGGACCAGGGCATCGTCTTCCCGGGCGGCTATTACCTCCAGACAGGGGACTTCAAGGTCTTCGATGGCGCCGCGGCGTCGGAAGGCATGGAGTTCAAGCGCGCCATCCGCTCGCCCAACGGCGAGGACGTGCTCTACATCTTTCACCGGCGGACGGACGGCTGCTACGTCCTCTTCCCGTACAACCTGGTGCGCAAGGAGGTGCAGAACCCCCTTGTCGCGCACGGCATGAGCCTGTTCTCCGACGGGCAGCTCGTCATCTTCCGCTCCGCGTCGGAGGAGCCCACGCGCGTCCACCCGATGCAGGTGTGGCAGACCCCGTTCGTGTCCGCGGAGCACGCCGCGGCGGCGCCCTCGGCCCCGGGCTATCTGGGCAAGGTGGGCAACGCGGAGCTGGTGCGCGGCATCTCCGACGCGCTGACGATTCAGCGGGTCGCGAAGTCGGAGAAGCCCACGCGGCGCACGTATGAGGACCTGGTGTCCTCGGCCACCCGCGCGCTGGACGCGTACTACTGGCTGGGCCATGAGGAGACGGGCCTCCAGGAACCGGTCGAGACCCTGCGGCGCACCGCCGAGCTCATCATCGATGAGTTCGAGAAGGTGGTCGCGATGCAGAAGCGCGCCACCGAGTCGCTGGCGGTCGCGGAGGTGGAGCAGGAGACGCTGCTGCTGCGTGTCCAGCCGGAGAACCTCACGCACGCGGAAGCCTTCATGCAGGCGCTGGCGGACCTGCGCAAGCAGCGCGGGCACCTGATTACGTTGAAGGACATCCGCTACATGGACCTGGGACGCGTGGACGTCCTGGAGACCGCGGTGGTGGAGGCGTCCGACCGGGTCAGCACGGCCTGCGTGGATTTCCTCCAGACGGGCGAGGCGCTGGCGCCGCTGGCCTCGCGCCTGGATGAGCTGCTGGCGCAGTTGGAGCCGGTGCAGACTTCCGTGGAGCTGGCGCCCCTGGGCGAGGACATTGACCGGACGGCCCACGGCCTGGAGGTCCTGGGCGAGGTCGTTGGCGGTCTGCAGGTCGGTGACCCGCTGGCCCGCGCTCGCATCCTGGAGGGCATCTCCGAGCTGTTCAGTCGCCTCAACCGCGTGCGCGCCAGCCTCGCGGCCAAGCGCAAGGAGCTGTCCGGCCGGGAGAAGCGCGCGGAGTTCGGCGCGCAGTTCAAGCTGCTGGGGCAGAGCATCGAAAGCTCGCTGTCGCAGGCGGACAGCCCGGAGCGCTGCGACGAGGCGATGTCCCGCCTCACCGTGCAGTTGGAGGAACTGGAGGGCCGCTTCGGCGAGTTCGACGAGTTCCTGGAGCAGATCACCCAGAAGCGCGAGGAGCTGCTGGAGGCCTTCGGCGCGCGCAAGCAGTCGCTGGTGGACGAGCGGCAGCGCCGCGCGCAGAGCCTCTTCGGCGCCGCGGAGCGCATCCTCCAGGGCGTGCAGCGCCGGGCCAAGTCCTTCAAGACGGACGACGAGCTCAACGGCTACTTCGCCTCCGACGCGATGATCCTCAAGCTGCGCCAGCTGGCCGACCAGCTGATGGAGCTTCAGGACAGTGTCCGCGCGGACGAGGTCCTGTCGCGCGTGAAGTCCGCCAAGCAGGACGCGCTGCGCGCCCTGCGGGACCGGCAGGACCTGTTCGCGGACGGCGACAACGTCATCAAGCTGGGGACGCACCGCTTCAACGTCAACACGCAGCCGCTGGACCTGACGTTGCTGCCGCGCGACGGCGAGCTGTACCTCCAGCTCACCGGTACGGACTACGCGCAGAAGGTGGATGACGCGGAGCTGCTCAAGTACCGCGACCTCTGGGACCAGCACCTGGCCTCCGAGTCGCCGGGGGTCTACCGCTCCGAGTACCTGGCGGGCTGCCTGCTGGCGGACGCGGAGGACGGCAAGCGTGGCCAGTCGCTGGACGCGCTGCACGAGGCGCTCATCAGCGGCACGCTGCTGGAGAAGGTGCGCGCGTACGCGGCCGACCGCTTCGACGAGGGCTACGAGCGCGGCGTCCATGACTCGGACGCGGTCTCCATCCTGGAGAAGTTGCTGGGGTTGCACCAGGGCGCTGGGCTGTTGCGCTTCGCGCCGGTGCCGCGGGCCTGGGCGGCGCTGTACTGGGCGTTCGACGCGGACGAGGCGGCCCGTACCGTGTTCCAGCGGCGCGCGCGCAGCCTGGCTCGGCTGCGCACCACCTTCGCGTCCGGCGGAAGCCTGGCCGAGGTGGGCGAATCACTGGGCGCACGCATCGCCGCGTTCCTCACCGCGCACGGCCTGGAGCACTCGCCAGCCGAGCCGCTGCAAGCGGGCCGTTATCTCGTCGAGGAACTGGGCGCGGAGCACCCGCGCTTCACCACCAGTGGCGAGGCGGTGGCGCTGCGGGACGCGTTCCTGCATGAGCTCGACCGGCACGGGACGCGGTCCGCGTTCGAGGACGACCTGCGCGGTCTGGAGAAGGATCTGGGCGCCCGGTTGGAGCTCGCCCGGGTGTGGCTGGACGGCTACCTCGCGCAGCGCGAGGGCGGTCCGGGGGATTCCGTCCATGTGGCGCTGGAGACGGCGGTGTTGCTGCTCACTGGCTCCAAGCTGGACCGTGAGACGGCGGGCGCGCTGACGGCCACCGAGGTCTCCGCGCTGCTGGGCAACCATTCGCGCATCCACGACCGGAAGCTGCCGCTGCGCCTGGACGAGTTCCTGGCCCGCCTGGGCGAGTTCCGGCAGGTGCGGGTGCCGCAGTACCAGGCCTACCGCGCGCTGCTGAGGGACTTGCTGGAGCGCGAGCGCCGCAAGCTGCGCCTGGAGGAGCTGACGCCGAAGGTGCTGTCGTCCTTCGTGCGCAACCGGCTCATCGACGAGGTGTACCTGCCGCTCATCGGCGCCAACCTGGCGAAGCAGCTGGGCGCGGCGGGCGAGGGCAAGCGCACGGACCGCATGGGCATGCTGCTGCTCATGTCGCCTCCGGGCTACGGCAAGACGACGCTGATGGAGTACGTCGCCAGCCGCCTGGGACTCACCTTCGTGAAGGTGAATGGCCCGGCGTTGGGTCACTCCGTGAAGTCGCTGGACCCGGCCGAGGCGCCCAACGCCACGTCCCGGCAGGAGGTGGAGCGCATCAACCTGTCCTTCGAGATGGGCAACAACGTGATGCTCTACCTCGACGACATCCAGCACACGGACCCGGAGCTGCTCCAGAAGTTCATCTCCCTGTGCGACGGCCAGCGCCGCGTGGAAGGCGTGTGGAACGGCCGGACGCGCACCTATGACCTCCGCGGCAAGAAGTTCTGCGTGGTCATGGCCGGAAACCCGTACACGGAGACGGGCGAGCGCTTCCGCATCCCGGACATGCTCGCCAACCGCGCGGACACCTACAACCTGGGTGACATCCTCGACGGCAAGGAGCACCTGTTCGCGCTCAGCTACATCGAGAACGCGCTCACGTCGAACACGGTGACGGCGCCGCTGGCCACGCGCGACCCGGCGGACACGCACCGCCTCATTCGCATGGCGCAGGGCGAGGAGGTCCAGACGGGCGAGCTGAAGCACGGCTACGCGGCGGCGGAGCTCCAGGAAATCGTCGCCGTGTTCCAGCGCATGTTCCGGGCCCAGTCGGTGCTGCTGAAGGTGAACCTGCAGTACATCGCCTCGGCGGCGCAGGACGAGCGCTTCCGCTCCGAGCCCGCGTTCAAGTTGCAGGGCAGCTACCGCAACATGAACAAGCTGACGGAGAAGATTGTCTCCGCGATGACCGACGACGAGCTCGAGCGGCTCATCGACGACCACTACCAGGGCGAGTCCCAGACGCTGACGACGGCGGCGGAGCAGAACCTGCTCAAGCTGGCGGAGATGCGCGGGCGCCTGACGCCGGAGAAGGCGAAGCGCTGGGAGGACATCAAGCAGGGCTTCGCGCGCGTGAAGCGCATGGGCGGCAAGGACGACGACCCCGTGGCCCGCGTCACCGGTCAGCTCAGCGGCATCGAGGAGCAGCTGGGCGCGGTGCGGGACGCGGTGGTGCAGGCGGCCAACCACGTCTCCGCCAGCCATGCGCGTGACGAGCAGCCGGGGCCGGTGGTGGAGGTGCTGCCTCGCCTGGAGTCCCTGCGTGAGGCCGTGCTGGAGGTGGCGAAGGTGGGCCGCGAGTCCGTGAAGGCCGCGAAGGCCACCCCGGCGCCCGTGGTCGCCGCGCCCGTGGCCGCGGGGCCGGACCTGACGCCGTACCTCAAGCACCTGGCGCACCTGCTCAAGGCGCTGACGGAGCGGGTGGCGGCGCAGGCGGAGCGGCCGCCCGAGCCTCCGGCGGAGTCCGCGCCCACCGTGCGGATGGCGGCACTGGCGCCTTCGCCTGACTTCGGCGCGTACATGGAGCAGCTGTCCCGCGCCATCACCGCGCTGGCGGAGCGTCCCGTGAATGTGTCCGCCAACGTGCCCGCGGAGGCCCTGCAGCGCACCGCGCTGACCGGGCCTTCACCCGCCGAGCTGAGCCGTCAAATCGAGCTGGTGGAGGGCGTGCTGCTTCCGCTGGAGCGCGCCTCGCGCCGCGCAATCCAGGGCGAGGGCGAGGGCGTCATGAAGTCGCTCCAGGTCTGGCAGAACGTCACCGAGGCCCTGGAGCTGTTGCGCTCCATGCTGCGGCGCTGAACCGCACGCCGCGCGCTAGCGGAACTGGCCAGAGCCCTCGGCACTGCGGTTGTCGAGGACTCTGTCCAGCGTGTCTTCCAGTTGCTGGCCGTCCACGGCGGTGACGCGCACGGAGAAGGGGCCGTCGCCCATGCCGCTCAAGTTGACAAAGTAGTTGTAGCTCTCGCGCGGGACGTCCTGCCATCCGCCGGTGCCGCGCCGCCACTCCAGCTTCTGGATGGGCAGGCGGTGGTTGCGGACCTGGATGGCGGTCCACCAGGGATTGCTGCCGTTCTTGAAGTGGTACTCGATGTTCCCCGCCACGTCGCAGGACACCGGCGTCCAGGTGATGTTGACCCGGCCCTGCTGCATCTCCGCGATGCGGGCGAAGGCCTGCCGGCTCAGGTCCAGGTGGCCGGATTCGCACTCCGGGCAGCGGTCCACGATGCGCACGCGGACCGAGCCCTTGGGCCCGGTGATGTCCACGCACTGCCCACAGGCCGCGCTGTTGGCGTACTGGGGCGTGTTCATGGCGGCCACCATCAAGTCGCCGGTCGGCTCGTAGCTGCAATTGCCGGAGCCGTCGGCGTCGTAGAAGGTGGCGATGCCCTGTTGCTCCTCGCCCAGCGGCGCGCCGCCGCCAGACGGGTCGTCACTGCAACCGCCACAGGCGACGAACGCCGTGGCGACAGGGAGGAGGAAGCGTCGGGACTTCGAGCGAAGGGGGTGCATGGCCGCTCAGCATACCCCGCCAAAACGGCATCGGGGTGGAAGGGCCCCAGGCACCCTCCACCCCGACGTGTGTGCGGGCTCGCGCCCCGATGTCAGCGGCCCCGGACGGAGGCACCCTTGAGGGCGCGGGCCTGCGTCACCAGCCGCACGAACTCCTTGCGGTCGGCGTCACCCTCGGTGGCGCCCTCGGCCAGCTTCTCGGCCGTGGCCAGGCTCCAGCCCTCCGCGGCGGGGCTGTCGCGGAGGACGTCCGCGGTGGCGGCCACGGCGACGGCGAAGCGGAAGTCCGGCGACGCCTGCGCCAGCGTGTCACGCAGCTTCGTGCGCTCGAAGGGGAATTCGCGCTCGGAGGCCTCGGTGCCGTTGGGCGCCTTGGCGCGGACTCGGACGGTGGCCAGCGGCTCGGTGGCTTCACCCGTCAGCTCCACCTCGTACACGGCGGTGACGTTGTGGCCGGCGCCAATCTCGCCCGCGTCCACCTTGTCGTTGCGGAAGTCGTGGTCGGCGACGTCGCGGTTCTCATAGCCCACCAGCCGGTAGCGGCGGACGGCGGCGGGGTTGAACTCCACCTGGAACTTCACGTCC from Myxococcus xanthus encodes the following:
- a CDS encoding SPFH domain-containing protein translates to MDPITAVAAGIGGIILLGGILLTIVRLYRQVDQGKVLIVNTLKNEPVVTFTGAVVFPIINRAEVMDISLKTVEIDRRGKEGLICRDNIRGDIKVTFFVRVNKTREDVLKVAQTIGCARASDQETLENLFEAKFSEALKTVGKSFDFEELYTKREEIKDQVVNVIGRDLSGYMLEDCAIDFLEQTPVEMLDKDNILDAQGIRKITELTTKQNVFTNELRQDERMAVTKRNVEADEAIFALERQREEAAAKQKREIDSIQARETAEAERVKQEEYAKAQLARIKAEEEININEQNKSRQIEVAQKNRERVVGVETERVEKDRALEAINRERETELQRIAKEKALEGEKKLIADVVRARIAVEKTVAEEEERIKDLRVKAEATRRKDALLITAEAQAQEKLVKDIKAAEASNEVAKFTAKEKLTLAEAELEAADKTAKAKVRLAEGIQAEAAAEGLAEVRVKEADAQAQEKLGMVNVRVKEAEAGAIEKQGQAQANIVREKLLAEAAGEQEKGLAHARVLEAEASAIQKRGEAEAIATREKQLAEAAAIQEKLLAEARGLAEKAASMKLMDGVGREHEEFRLKLNKERDVELEAIRAKKDIAHAQAEVLAKAFANAKFNIVGGDGQFFERFVKAVSFGTAVDGALDHGEALKTALGGYLNGEKDLPADLKEILSKPGLSNDAQNLAVAALLHKMAASPVAATSAGLKALVEDVARPGTVDKQG
- a CDS encoding DNA repair ATPase translates to MATDGGKGAAPAGEAALEGGSYEVIRSRLLSQADVLGAKATDLNGRRKALFGGTELAVIGNERVRTEHNCVPCDIASVGKYLLFGYNVFIGLKRETSVSDVFSLHKFEKTADGYDFSTVPNSEAGGFLADPRFVKDFGELYKYYKDAKLLQIRKLDSRLLAIFQTGQSLRDIKVFRFSLDLEGRATYLDNQGERDHVFPPSHDFEWTVATRDNYVTGQHPHVNVLDQVFVETVKGDLTIKVEDNTSTGMGIYSEPVDDPDQSLDDAEFAWAQVGTLILLRVLPFREKAHRYLVFNSRTQHVVRIDAIGQACVRLPEDQGIVFPGGYYLQTGDFKVFDGAAASEGMEFKRAIRSPNGEDVLYIFHRRTDGCYVLFPYNLVRKEVQNPLVAHGMSLFSDGQLVIFRSASEEPTRVHPMQVWQTPFVSAEHAAAAPSAPGYLGKVGNAELVRGISDALTIQRVAKSEKPTRRTYEDLVSSATRALDAYYWLGHEETGLQEPVETLRRTAELIIDEFEKVVAMQKRATESLAVAEVEQETLLLRVQPENLTHAEAFMQALADLRKQRGHLITLKDIRYMDLGRVDVLETAVVEASDRVSTACVDFLQTGEALAPLASRLDELLAQLEPVQTSVELAPLGEDIDRTAHGLEVLGEVVGGLQVGDPLARARILEGISELFSRLNRVRASLAAKRKELSGREKRAEFGAQFKLLGQSIESSLSQADSPERCDEAMSRLTVQLEELEGRFGEFDEFLEQITQKREELLEAFGARKQSLVDERQRRAQSLFGAAERILQGVQRRAKSFKTDDELNGYFASDAMILKLRQLADQLMELQDSVRADEVLSRVKSAKQDALRALRDRQDLFADGDNVIKLGTHRFNVNTQPLDLTLLPRDGELYLQLTGTDYAQKVDDAELLKYRDLWDQHLASESPGVYRSEYLAGCLLADAEDGKRGQSLDALHEALISGTLLEKVRAYAADRFDEGYERGVHDSDAVSILEKLLGLHQGAGLLRFAPVPRAWAALYWAFDADEAARTVFQRRARSLARLRTTFASGGSLAEVGESLGARIAAFLTAHGLEHSPAEPLQAGRYLVEELGAEHPRFTTSGEAVALRDAFLHELDRHGTRSAFEDDLRGLEKDLGARLELARVWLDGYLAQREGGPGDSVHVALETAVLLLTGSKLDRETAGALTATEVSALLGNHSRIHDRKLPLRLDEFLARLGEFRQVRVPQYQAYRALLRDLLERERRKLRLEELTPKVLSSFVRNRLIDEVYLPLIGANLAKQLGAAGEGKRTDRMGMLLLMSPPGYGKTTLMEYVASRLGLTFVKVNGPALGHSVKSLDPAEAPNATSRQEVERINLSFEMGNNVMLYLDDIQHTDPELLQKFISLCDGQRRVEGVWNGRTRTYDLRGKKFCVVMAGNPYTETGERFRIPDMLANRADTYNLGDILDGKEHLFALSYIENALTSNTVTAPLATRDPADTHRLIRMAQGEEVQTGELKHGYAAAELQEIVAVFQRMFRAQSVLLKVNLQYIASAAQDERFRSEPAFKLQGSYRNMNKLTEKIVSAMTDDELERLIDDHYQGESQTLTTAAEQNLLKLAEMRGRLTPEKAKRWEDIKQGFARVKRMGGKDDDPVARVTGQLSGIEEQLGAVRDAVVQAANHVSASHARDEQPGPVVEVLPRLESLREAVLEVAKVGRESVKAAKATPAPVVAAPVAAGPDLTPYLKHLAHLLKALTERVAAQAERPPEPPAESAPTVRMAALAPSPDFGAYMEQLSRAITALAERPVNVSANVPAEALQRTALTGPSPAELSRQIELVEGVLLPLERASRRAIQGEGEGVMKSLQVWQNVTEALELLRSMLRR
- a CDS encoding expansin EXLX1 family cellulose-binding protein, with product MHPLRSKSRRFLLPVATAFVACGGCSDDPSGGGAPLGEEQQGIATFYDADGSGNCSYEPTGDLMVAAMNTPQYANSAACGQCVDITGPKGSVRVRIVDRCPECESGHLDLSRQAFARIAEMQQGRVNITWTPVSCDVAGNIEYHFKNGSNPWWTAIQVRNHRLPIQKLEWRRGTGGWQDVPRESYNYFVNLSGMGDGPFSVRVTAVDGQQLEDTLDRVLDNRSAEGSGQFR